In a genomic window of Oreochromis aureus strain Israel breed Guangdong linkage group 13, ZZ_aureus, whole genome shotgun sequence:
- the LOC116323545 gene encoding follistatin-related protein 1-like — protein sequence MQMLTISVLLLQFLLFFHPVSSSPLSKDESVCARTFCGAGRECVSTDRGEPVCRCLQQCDLSERWVCGSNGKSYRNHCELHRDACITQTKIHVEHRGHCLEKPTKADVSPIVCFLSDRDWMRERVIQWIQKEAEDLASNTSAGDLLQTYFQTFDDGDSQLDSNEFLRFLKHNETALNITYSDTLQTNLLLRSLCVDALIELSDENADWKLSLTEFINCLTPTYHPPERKCALKDEVFEDGAETQMECNKCVCACGNWVCTALTCNGEHQVDEDTDEGGEDEEMTEEEWSRRVAELSALQASVTMEN from the exons GATGAGTCGGTGTGTGCCAGGACTTTCTGCGGCGCAGGTAGAGAGTGTGTATCGACTGACCGAGGAGAACCAGTCTGTCGCTGTTTACAG CAGTGTGACTTGTCAGAGCGCTGGGTGTGTGGCAGCAACGGAAAATCCTACAGGAATCACTGTGAACTGCACAGAGACGCCTGCATCACTCAGACCAAGATACACGTGGAGCACAGAGGACACTGTCTGG AAAAACCAACAAAGGCCGATGTGAGCCCCA TCGTGTGTTTCCTATCTGATCGTGATtggatgagagagagagtgatccAGTGGATTCAGAAAGAAGCTGAAGATCTGGCCTCAAACACATCAGCCGGTGACCTCCTTCAGacatattttcag ACGTTTGATGATGGGGATTCACAGCTTGATTCGAATGAATTTCTGCGATTCCTGAAGCACAATGAGACGGCACTCAACATCACATACTCAGATACTCTGCAGACTAACCTGCTGCTGAG aTCTCTGTGTGTCGATGCTTTGATAGAGCTGTCGGATGAAAATGCTGACTGGAAGCTGAGTTTAACTGAGTTCATCAACTGTCTTACGCCCACCTACCACCCACCTGAGAGAA AGTGCGCTCTGAAGGACGAGGTCTTTGAGGATGGAGCTGAAACTCAGATGGAGTGCAACAagtgtgtgtgcgcctgtggAAACTGGGTGTGCACCGCTCTGACCTGCAATG GAGAGCATCAGGTTGATGAAGATACTGATGAAGGAGGAGAAGATGAAGAAATGACAGAAGAAGAGTGGAGCAGGAGGGTGGCTGAACTCAGTGCTTTACAG GCATCTGTCACCATGGAGAACTGA